One genomic segment of Natrononativus amylolyticus includes these proteins:
- a CDS encoding helix-turn-helix transcriptional regulator: MRFSTALTLALTALLVTSSFGVVAAAPPASTDTDDRVSAQFAVGADGSLSDAEPRQVIRISIDGDGNAQWAIESRFLLEDQDDVDAFSAYADAVAAGDRDVEYDLAAFERALADAEAKTDRGMNITNDGWDEPRIERDNGSEVPAEIDAEEVADNESETGVGVVSYSFTWTNFAEVDGSQIHVGDAFQTENGPWFPGLTAGQQLIIESPPNYGFDSFPPVSTTDDGSLVWNGPHEFSENELEIVYLRGANEGPPEPPNDDDGFLSSQVATIGGLGLLVVLVAAVVLLRRTPILDDESESTAAERDDPPEASQPADPIDDEPSASAADSATTVAFEEPDDEVDLDLLSDEERVTRLLRENGGRMKQASIVKETGWSNAKVSQLLSKMDDDGEIEKLRIGRENLITLPDADPTEIE; this comes from the coding sequence ATGCGGTTTTCCACCGCTCTTACGCTCGCCCTTACCGCCCTCCTCGTGACATCTTCCTTCGGGGTCGTAGCCGCGGCGCCGCCGGCATCGACCGACACCGACGACCGCGTCTCCGCGCAGTTCGCCGTCGGCGCCGACGGCTCGCTTTCGGACGCCGAGCCGCGTCAGGTCATCCGCATCAGTATCGACGGCGACGGCAACGCCCAGTGGGCGATCGAGAGCCGGTTCCTCCTCGAGGACCAGGACGACGTCGACGCGTTCTCGGCGTACGCCGACGCCGTCGCAGCCGGCGATCGGGACGTCGAGTACGATCTCGCGGCGTTCGAGCGCGCCCTGGCCGACGCCGAAGCGAAAACAGATCGGGGGATGAACATCACGAACGACGGCTGGGACGAGCCGCGGATCGAACGCGACAACGGAAGCGAGGTGCCGGCGGAGATCGACGCCGAGGAGGTCGCCGACAACGAGTCCGAAACGGGCGTCGGCGTCGTTTCGTACTCCTTCACGTGGACGAACTTCGCCGAGGTCGACGGCAGCCAGATACACGTCGGCGATGCGTTCCAGACCGAGAACGGCCCCTGGTTTCCCGGACTGACCGCCGGCCAGCAGCTCATCATCGAGTCGCCGCCGAACTACGGCTTCGATAGCTTTCCGCCCGTGAGCACGACCGACGACGGCTCGCTCGTCTGGAACGGCCCCCACGAGTTCTCCGAGAACGAACTCGAGATCGTCTACCTCCGCGGTGCGAACGAGGGACCGCCGGAGCCGCCGAACGACGACGACGGGTTCCTCAGTTCCCAGGTCGCGACCATCGGCGGACTCGGTCTGCTCGTCGTCCTCGTCGCCGCCGTCGTGCTCCTGCGACGAACGCCGATACTGGACGACGAGTCGGAGTCGACGGCGGCCGAGCGGGACGACCCACCGGAAGCGAGCCAACCGGCGGATCCGATCGACGACGAACCGTCGGCCAGCGCCGCCGACTCTGCGACGACGGTCGCCTTCGAAGAGCCCGACGACGAGGTCGACCTCGATCTCCTGAGCGACGAGGAACGCGTCACCCGCCTGCTCCGCGAGAACGGCGGCAGGATGAAGCAGGCCTCGATCGTCAAGGAGACGGGCTGGTCGAACGCGAAGGTCTCGCAACTGCTCTCGAAGATGGACGACGACGGCGAGATCGAGAAGCTCCGCATCGGCCGGGAGAATCTCATCACGCTTCCCGACGCCGATCCGACCGAGATCGAGTAG